Proteins found in one Zea mays cultivar B73 chromosome 1, Zm-B73-REFERENCE-NAM-5.0, whole genome shotgun sequence genomic segment:
- the LOC109942176 gene encoding putative cyclin-dependent kinase F-2 has product MPASVEPAAAVKTGLKRKRIAVGSSEQYEFEETCRLGAGAFGAVFKARHRATGQIVAVKCHSAADGDLTMVFREARFHEEACCGGANPFAVSFHGVVRDPGTWKRYLVMECMETSLHDLLHQRPRGSPPLPEATVRAAMWQLLTGTKKMHEACIIHRDIKLQNILVGEGQSVVKICDFGLAMSTDEWLPYEPVGTLWYQAPEMLLGKPDYDTKVDVWSLGCVMAELVNNGRPLFQGSHDDGQLCAIFDVLGVPDDSTWPWFSSTPFATEVMPELDMQRNNHLRDLFPETKLSTEGFQVLSGLLTCNPNRRLTAAAALNHPWFAKVDDLELPKKKEKLESMLPKGHKRRRLRAVYV; this is encoded by the coding sequence ATGCCTGCCTCCGTAGAGCCTGCCGCCGCGGTAAAGACCGGCCTGAAGAGAAAGCGCATCGCCGTCGGGAGTTCGGAGCAGTACGAGTTCGAGGAGACCTGTCGCCTCGGCGCGGGTGCCTTCGGCGCCGTCTTCAAGGCGCGCCACCGTGCCACGGGCCAGATCGTCGCCGTGAAGTGCCACAGCGCAGCCGACGGCGACCTCACTATGGTGTTCCGCGAGGCGCGCTTCCATGAGGAGGCGTGCTGCGGCGGTGCCAACCCATTCGCCGTCAGCTTCCACGGCGTTGTCCGCGACCCGGGCACCTGGAAGAGGTACCTCGTCATGGAGTGCATGGAGACCAGCCTCCACGATCTTCTCCATCAGCGCCCCCGCGGGAGCCCGCCGCTGCCCGAGGCCACCGTGCGCGCCGCCATGTGGCAACTACTTACGGGCACCAAGAAGATGCACGAAGCCTGCATCATCCACCGCGACATAAAGCTACAGAACATCCTTGTCGGCGAGGGTCAGAGCGTCGTCAAGATTTGTGACTTTGGGCTCGCCATGTCCACCGACGAGTGGCTCCCGTACGAGCCGGTCGGCACGCTCTGGTACCAGGCGCCCGAGATGCTGCTGGGAAAGCCCGACTACGACACCAAGGTCGACGTCTGGTCGCTCGGCTGTGTCATGGCGGAGCTCGTCAACAACGGCAGGCCTCTCTTCCAGGGATCCCACGACGACGGGCAGCTCTGCGCGATCTTCGATGTGCTCGGCGTGCCTGACGACAGCACGTGGCCGTGGTTCTCGTCGACGCCATTCGCCACCGAGGTGATGCCGGAGCTGGACATGCAGCGGAACAACCACCTGCGCGATCTGTTCCCCGAGACGAAGCTGTCCACGGAAGGATTCCAAGTGCTCAGTGGCCTGCTTACATGCAACCCAAACAGGAGGCTGACGGCAGCCGCCGCGCTCAACCACCCATGGTTCGCCAAGGTCGACGATCTGGAGCTACCAAAGAAGAAAGAGAAGCTTGAGTCCATGTTGCCCAAGGGACACAAACGACGGAGGTTGCGTGCTGTGTACGTGTGA